In the genome of Metabacillus litoralis, the window AGTAAATGAAATGTTTTTAGAGTTGATGTCTCATACCGGTGAAGAAATACCATTCCTTATGTATGCCACCAAAGAGAATGGAATCATCACATGTATGTTTGTGCCTAACAAGAAAAGAAATGAATACGAAAATCAATTACTGGAAGCAAAGAGGATTGCTGAGGAAAGATTAGTAGAAAAAGAGAAGATGAATGCTGATTTAAAGAAAGTCTTGCTAAAACTAGAAGAGAAACAAAATGAAATAATAATGATGAGTAAAGAAAATGATAAATATAAAATAGATACCCAAAGTGAGCTAAAGTTAGCCAAAAAAATACAGGAGACTACTTTAACGGAAGCGATAAATAACAAAGATCTTCAAATTGAATCCTATTATCGCGCTTCTAATGAATTGTCTGGTGACATATATGGATTTCATCAAATAAATGAAGATCAATATGGAATTATCTTGTTGGATGTAATGGGTCATGGCATATCTTCATCTCTCATTACGATGTCACTTGTTACTCTGTTTCAACAACTAATATCAAAAGGATTACCACCAGAACAAATCATGAAAGCATTGGATGATAAAATGCACAGTTTGTTTGAGAATGAAGAGGAAGCCTGGCATTATTGTACTGCTGTATACATTTTCGTTGATATAAAGAAACAAACCATAGAATACATAAATGCTGGCCATCCACCTGCGATTTACCTTGATTCTAAAGGAGTACAAAGAGAACTGAAAACACAGGGACCACCAATTGGAACGTTCAAGGATATCCAATTTAAAAACTCTGTTTTTTCATATACAAAAGGTGCAAGAATCCTTCTGTATACGGATGGGGTTTCTGAGCCTCTTGAACAGGATCGTTTAAGCTTACTGTTACAACAACATGCCTCTGCTCCTTTACATGTCTTTAAAGAAGAATTATTAAAAACACTCCAAGATGAAGGAAACGATTATGAAAAAAGTGATGATCAATGTTTCATCTTAATTGATCTAAAATAAAAAGCACTCAAAAATCCATTGAAGCGGAATTTTGAGTGCTTTTTTTATATAAAACTACTATAGGGTTCTTAACAATGTTTATTTAAGATCAAAACGATCCGCATTCATTACTTTAACCCAAGCAGAAACGAAGTCTTTAACAAATTTCTCTTTGTTATCTTCTTGAGCGTAAACTTCTGAAATCGCACGTAGAACTGAGTTTGAACCGAATACTAGATCAACTCTAGTTGCTGTTCGTACTACTTCACCTGTATTGCGGTCACGTCCTTCGTATACGCCTCCGTCTACTGGCTTCCATTCTAAGCCGATGTCCAGTAGATTTACGAAGAAGTCGTTAGTAAGTGTACCTACACGATCAGTGAATACACCGTGCTTTGTGCCACCGTAGTTTGTACCTAGAGCACGCATACCACCGATAAGCACAGTCATTTCTGGTGCAGTAAGACCAAGTAGTTGAGCTCTGTCTACAAGAAGCTCTTCTGGGCTAACACTGTACTCTTTCTTTTGATAGTTACGGAAACCGTCAGCAACAGGCTCTAACACGTCAAAGCCCTCTACTTCAGTTTGTTCTTCTGTTGCATCGCCACGTCCTGGAGCGAAAGGAACTGTTACATCAAAGCCTGCATCTTTTGCCGCTTTTTCTACTGCCGCAGTACCACCTAGTACAATTAAGTCAGCTAGGCTAACTTTTTTCTCAAGATGACTTTGGATGTCCTCTAGTACAGAAAGAACTTTTGAAAGCTGTTCAGGTTGGTTTACTTCCCAATCCTTTTGTGGAGCAAGGCGAATACGTGCACCGTTTGCGCCACCGCGATTATCCGATCCACGGAATGTGCTTGCTGAAGCCCAAGCAGTTGTAACTAACTCGCTAATTGTAAGTCCTGAATCTAGAATTAGTACTTTGATTTTTTCTACTTCTTCTTCTGTTAATTCATAATCAACTGTTGGTACAGGATCTTGCCAGATAAGATCTTCTTCTGGAACCTCTGGACCAAGATATCGTGATTTAGGACCCATGTCACGGTGTAAAAGTTTGAACCATGCGCGAGCAAATGCATCAGCAAACTCATCAGGGTTTGCATGGAAACGACGTGCAATTTTTTCGTAGGCTGGGTCATGACGCAATGCTAAATCAGATGTGAACATAACTGTTGGCACTTTTTTAGATGAATCTGCTGCATCTGGTGCAAGATCTTTTTCATCAGGGTCTACAGCCATCCATTGGTATGCTCCAGCTGGACTCTTAGTTAACCACCATTCATATCCGAATAATAAATCAAAGTATCCATTATCCCATTGAGTTGGGTTAGCTGTCCAAGCGCCTTCAAGACCACTAGTGATTGTGTCGCCACCTTTTCCACTTCCGTGAGTGCTTAACCAACCTAAGCCTTGTGCTTCAATTGGAGCTGCTTCTGGTTCTGGACCAACATGTGCAGCATCTCCTGCACCGTGTGCTTTACCGAATGTATGTCCACCTGCAATAAGTGCAACAGTTTCTTCATCATTCATTCCCATACGTCCGAATGTTTCGCGAATGTCGTGAGCACTTTTTAGTGGATCAGGTTTACCGTCTGGACCTTCTGGATTAACGTAAATAAGTCCCATCTGAACAGCAGCAAGCGGATTTTCAAGCTCACGGTCTCCAGAGTAGCGGTTATTTCCTAGCATTTCAGTTTCAGTACCCCAGTAGATGTCTTCTTCTGGATGCCAAATGTCTGCACGTCCGCCACCGAAACCAAAAGGCTTTAGACCCATTGATTCAAGTGCAACGTTTCCTGTTAGAAGCAATAAATCAGCCCAAGAGATCTTGTTACCATACTTTTGCTTAATAGGCCATAGTAATCTACGTGCTTTATCAACGTTGGCGTTGTCAGCCCAGCTATTTAGTGGAGCAAAACGCTGGTTACCTGTTGAACCACCACCACGACCGTCACCAGTACGATATGTACCAGCAGCATGCCATGACATACGAATAAACATTGGACCATAGTGACCATAGTCTGCAGGCCACCAGTCTTGGCTGTCTGTCATTAAGTCATGAAGATCCTTTTTAAGAGCTTCATAGTCTAGCTTTTTGAATTCTTCAGCATAATTAAAGTCTTCTCCCATAGGGTTAGATTTTTTGTCATGCTGATGAAGAATATTTAAGTTTAACTGGTTAGGCCACCAGTCTTGATTTGTTGTACCGCTAGTTTTAGGACTAGTTGCGCCACCGTGAAATGGGCATTTTCCAGTTCCTGTTGTTCCAAAAGATTCCATTTTTCCAATCTCTCCTTTTTGTAAAGTAAATATTAGTTAATCATTTATACTAAATTATAATAATTCTTACATTATCATTATAATAACATATTCTAAAAAATGAAAGAAATAAATTTCTAGAATACAAATTTTTTTAGACAAGCCCTGTTTCAATGGGATTTTTTGAAGAGAATAGTAGAGATGCACCAATTCATAATATATGTTTCTATTTAAATAAAAGAAGTCTGACCTCACTGAAAAGAAAAATAAATAATTGAGAATATAGAGGGGGGATGGGAGAAATAACTATGGGGCTTCTAGTTACTAGAAGCCCCATTTCCTATATTAATTTTCTACATACTGTTTAGCGAACGAAATAAGGTCTTTTTCTCCTAGTGTTCCGTAGAAAACTAAGTGGATGACTTGTTTATTTGCTGTCATATATTCTACATGGAGTTTGCGGTATCCTTTGATGCTGCTTTCGCCGAGTGTAATAAAGCCAATTGCATGATCTGATAGTGAAACTTGTTTGTAACCAAAGTAATGACTTTCAATATCGTTTGATTCCCCTCTAGCCGCTGCTGTCTTGATGGAATCATAATATTGGGCTACATACACATTGTGACTTCTTTTCTCATAAACATCCCACATAATAAATG includes:
- a CDS encoding SpoIIE family protein phosphatase — its product is METNVNNIPGGYLTLSPNFKILSVNQTLLQFIHYDSEQLIGKSIRSILSKSAQAFFQFAFYPLIIQNKRVNEMFLELMSHTGEEIPFLMYATKENGIITCMFVPNKKRNEYENQLLEAKRIAEERLVEKEKMNADLKKVLLKLEEKQNEIIMMSKENDKYKIDTQSELKLAKKIQETTLTEAINNKDLQIESYYRASNELSGDIYGFHQINEDQYGIILLDVMGHGISSSLITMSLVTLFQQLISKGLPPEQIMKALDDKMHSLFENEEEAWHYCTAVYIFVDIKKQTIEYINAGHPPAIYLDSKGVQRELKTQGPPIGTFKDIQFKNSVFSYTKGARILLYTDGVSEPLEQDRLSLLLQQHASAPLHVFKEELLKTLQDEGNDYEKSDDQCFILIDLK
- the katG gene encoding catalase/peroxidase HPI is translated as MESFGTTGTGKCPFHGGATSPKTSGTTNQDWWPNQLNLNILHQHDKKSNPMGEDFNYAEEFKKLDYEALKKDLHDLMTDSQDWWPADYGHYGPMFIRMSWHAAGTYRTGDGRGGGSTGNQRFAPLNSWADNANVDKARRLLWPIKQKYGNKISWADLLLLTGNVALESMGLKPFGFGGGRADIWHPEEDIYWGTETEMLGNNRYSGDRELENPLAAVQMGLIYVNPEGPDGKPDPLKSAHDIRETFGRMGMNDEETVALIAGGHTFGKAHGAGDAAHVGPEPEAAPIEAQGLGWLSTHGSGKGGDTITSGLEGAWTANPTQWDNGYFDLLFGYEWWLTKSPAGAYQWMAVDPDEKDLAPDAADSSKKVPTVMFTSDLALRHDPAYEKIARRFHANPDEFADAFARAWFKLLHRDMGPKSRYLGPEVPEEDLIWQDPVPTVDYELTEEEVEKIKVLILDSGLTISELVTTAWASASTFRGSDNRGGANGARIRLAPQKDWEVNQPEQLSKVLSVLEDIQSHLEKKVSLADLIVLGGTAAVEKAAKDAGFDVTVPFAPGRGDATEEQTEVEGFDVLEPVADGFRNYQKKEYSVSPEELLVDRAQLLGLTAPEMTVLIGGMRALGTNYGGTKHGVFTDRVGTLTNDFFVNLLDIGLEWKPVDGGVYEGRDRNTGEVVRTATRVDLVFGSNSVLRAISEVYAQEDNKEKFVKDFVSAWVKVMNADRFDLK